DNA from Elaeis guineensis isolate ETL-2024a chromosome 2, EG11, whole genome shotgun sequence:
CGCCATGTGTCAGGTGATGGCAAGTTCTGAGATGCATTTTGCAGGTTGCTTCACGCGGCTCGATCGGAGAAGGGTGCGATGAAGAGTCGCAAAATCTGTTGCTCTCAAGATTGGCCGAGTGGCAAACTTTAGTGATTCGATGACTAAATCTGCACCGTCGGTAGCCTATATAAATAGGCCACCTGTCCAACCAGTCTTTAATCATTCTACCACTAGTTGCTCTTTTACCGTTGTAGCCGTTAGGAGAAGATTCTCCTTTCTTTATCTTGTAGCCATGAAGCCATTGTTGTTGTCCATTAAACTGAtagtgaagaagaagatgaactccTCGAGTGGGGAGTCCTCATCCAAAAGGATGAGGAGTATCTAGCCAGAGCTTTCTATCTTTGACTTATCGCAATCCCTGATGGGGACCAAGGACAAGTCAGTTGCAGTCAGACCACCACTGGCAGATGCATCGATTGCGTCAGGGTTCCTTTCTATCAAGTTAGGCCTAGCCTCCCTTTGGAGGGTCGGCTAGGCTCAAGGTAGATCCTTCTTTGCCTGGGAGCAGAGGGGGGTTTACCGAGGTTATAGTGGAGGTTCCCACCGAGGTCGGATATAAGTGCATCATAGAGTACAAGGCTTCAATGAATTTTGAGGATGAGCTCATCAAGACATCTTCGACTGCCTTCATCCATAGGTTTCAGGATTGCAAAGCACACCTACAGTGGATGGTTTTAAAGTTGGATCTGAGATATCTTTATCCTAAAAATAGCGatgaagattggatctttttcatACTTATTTTTGGTGCCTTCTTTTTGGCATTATCTTGgaaataaatttttggttaataaaaaatatattttcattatatttacCCTTCACATGAAGTCTCATACTTCTCTGTGGTATTTGTACTGATTAGCTCTCATCGTGGTCAAAGGCTCGAATGATTTAGAAGGATCAATCGGATTGGTTCCCATGCCCAATCTAAGATATCCCTTGACCTTGTTTGAAGCATGAGCATTTGAAAGTTGCAAGCTTGTTTACATGTCAAGAGCTGGATGTTGATGGATACTGTATCGCATTTCGTGGATCAAGAAAGGTTATTCATCTCAGGAGTTGTATAGCGAGAAATTTGCTCAGTTCGGAGACTCAATGGGCTTTGCCTTTAATGCTGGTACCATTTGATAGAGACGATAGGTTAGAAAGGATATTTGTGGTGTTCTTTTCTCTAGAAGGCGCAATCTATGAGGCCTTTCGGATGGCGATACTTGTCATACAACCAATAAGACATTTGAATGTGCTCGTGCTCATCTTCCCTTTATAAATAGGGGCTCTATTGCTCGAGGTTGATCTTAGCATGGTTATCTTTTTGGAATGCCATGATAGTGTCATCTCGTTCGATGTCAAAGGAGTGCCGGAGCTCTCCTTTGTTTGTGggtgtcttcttcttcctctggcCAATTGTAGAATGCTTCGAGAGAACACAATAATGAGCATTCTACCTTGGCATCGGAGGTGTCGGAAAGTTCCATCGATCCGATCACAGGGCCATGACAATGGTCGTCTGGGGATTGCTAATGCATTGTCTTCCACAAAGAGATCTTTGACCTTTTTAGGAGGCTATCTTTTGCCTCCCCCAATATAGCCTTCTGTCCCTCCTCAGAAGAATATCCTTGAGGTAGATGAGCTTCTAAAGAAAAACTGGTTGTCCATCCCCAATATCCTCTAGAGAGAGCTGGTGATCATCGAAAAAAGGCTATGCTTTGTGTGCAACGTCGAGGATGACATCGAGTGGTGCTCAATCCTTCATCTGAGGATGTCAGTTAAGCTTgaaccttatatatatatatatatatatatatatatatatatatatatatatatatatatatatatatatatatattgttgtaaTGAGCTTTGCTCGGACTAGATTGACTTGTAATAGAATTTTTCTGGAATGTGCATGAATCTTTTTGAATGGAATATCTCTTTTGTCAATATCCTCTTCATGTATCTTTCAAggtttcttcttctttaagataGGACCTCAGGCGGATGTGATCTTTTGTAGTCATCATTGCCATCTTCTGTTGGCAGTATGGGATCTCCAAGGGGTTAACCCTTGTTGGCTTTAGTGGGCCATGTGGCTTTAGTGGGCCACATTGGCTACAATGGGCCGAGTAGAATCTCCGGAGGATTAgtcctgattgactttagtgggCCAAATCAGCTATAGTGGGCCGTGGGGTCTCTGGAGGGTTAGTCCTGATTAGCTTTAATGGGCCAAGTTGGCTACAATGGGTCGAGTGAGGTCTTCGGGGGGTTAATCTCGGTTGACTTCAGTAGGCCAAGTCAGGTATAGTGGGCCGTGTCGGCTATAGTGAGCTAAGTAGGGTCCTCAGAGGGTTAGTATCGATTAGCTTCAGTGAACCAAGTCAGCTACAGTAGGGCATGTCAGCTATAGTAGGGCATGTCGGCTATAATAGGCCCAGTGGAGTCTCTAGAGGGTTCACCCTAGTTGATTTCAATGGGCCAAGTTTGCTAGAGAAATACAACTCTTTTGGGGCCATGGACAGGCATGGTTGCAAGGTAAGAGCTCTAAAAGAAAACCAGTTTTAGACACTACACTTTTTTATTTCACATGTAGATGTTTTCAGCAGAAAAGTCACTTTTTTTATTAACTCATCACATTGATATCTTATGTCCCCAACAGATCATTAAATAGTTAGTTATTAGATCAGTCTTGTAACAATATTTGTTCAATATAACAGCATTAATCAGTAAACTACATTCTACAAAAGTTACAGCTTGACTCTACGTTGGGTAAAAACTTCTCCCCCCTTTTTTTGAAGGAAAGGTAAAACAAGTTGATTCAATTGAAATTTAGTCTACTAAcattcataaataaaaaaaatatttatcaaaaaataaatatatttattaaaaatataattttatttactgaaaatatattttatttaaaattttattttatatagaatGATGTATGATTTACttacagattttttttcttttttgtgcataaaaaatatgaatgaagGATCAGATGTTTGGTGGCTATTCACTATTATTGTCGAAAAATGgggattaaatttttaataaatagaaAATAAGACTCTTAACAGTAAAAATAGATTATTATAgaactttttttgaaaaaaattattcaaactaATTCAGTGAAATAAACTTTTATAAATATGAATCAAGTTCAAATAGAGTGAAGGATGTTTCTAAAACTTTTAAAAAACTAAATAACACCttttgtttttttaaattttattagattaaaattagggactcaaattttttacttaattaatgagaaaaaatctttttaaatattttgactaAAATTCAAATACTCATAAATGAAACAAAATCTAACACATGGTAGATTTGAGTTCTTATGTAATTTACAGaagtaaagagagagagagagaaataggaaTTTATTATCTTTATTTCAATTTCATTTAATACATCTCATAAGTTATTTATATTAGTATAGGgactccacaaaaaaaaaataataacaactaATACAAAATCATGTTAACAAAAAAAAGTGATACGGAATCATACTAACAAAgaaaaatactatattattatattaataaaaaaatattataaattatcatatgatcatttaaaatcaTGCTAATACTCCTAAAACTCAAGGTAGTACGATAGGTGCAAACTTGAGTTTGGAACTAGATCATGCATATACTCCAGAGCTAGCATGATAAATTGGTATGTCTGCTGATATGGCTAATTTAAATGACATAATTGTGAGAAAATAGAAAATGATAGTTACAATAAGGACGACGCTCAAAGAGAAGACATTGAAGGCCGATAATTCTTACTGATTAAAACACCATAAAAGAGAAGATCAATACTGAATGAGATGGTAGCTGAAGACGAATGATTCTCATAGACAAAAATATCATGGAAGAGAAGACTAGTACTCAAAAAAATGACAGATGAAAGTCGATGATTCTTGCAGACAAAAATACTACATAAAAGAAGGCCGATACTCAAAGAGAAGCAGCTGAAGATGATGATAGAGAGAAATTTACTGAACAATAATAATGAGAGACAACCGAAGATttgaaatggaggagaaaagaaaaggagcacAGCTGCGAATTCATCTGAAATAAAGAACAAAAGATCTTCGATATCaatctacaaaaaatagatgACCTATATATCCACTAAAAATGAAGGATCTATAGAGAAATAGAGATTAATAGATCGACAATGATGGATATAGCAAAAATCGAAGAGATGATGGTGGTATATTAATCGATCGAGTgtttaatatcatattaaaatatttatagaagaagataaagaaagaaagaaatatgagCTTTATTATCTCTGTTTCAATTTTATTCAAtgcattaaagattatttatattaatatagagatttcataaaaaaatattataaaattatattaataaaaaaatataaattattatataatttttaaaattattatataatttttaaaattatatgatgATCTAAAATCATACTAACGTGCCATAATTTTAAAAGCCAAAAAGttacatgagtttttttttttcatggtaaGGTAAGAAAAGCTGCTCAGAAGAGGGCCAAAAGAGCTACCAACGTGtacttccaaaaaaaaatttaaattttagtcctCCAACTATCTAAACCGATTTAGTACGCTTTCGATGATTTTCTTTCATCAGAAATCCGATGTGGCAACATCTGATGCTTATATGGCACTTATGtgatattaaaatctaaaaaaaatattgatgtgacatttatatgatattatttcttctctcttaattgtatttttcttttttcttcttccttcgatCGTTCTTTTTTGAGTGAGATAAGGCTATGGAGGGAAGCGAGTTTGGAATAGGGGGAGAAAATGATGAAACTGACGCTAGCTCGATAGGAGGCATTGGGAGGAGGTGATGGGagatgaatagaaaaaaaaaaccaAGCAAAAAAAGAGGATGGGGCCATAGAGAGAAgaggatttttctttctttcttctttttttattgaaGTTTTGgggatgaaaaaaaaagagaggagagatttGAAAAGGCGTGGATAAGAAGAGTTCAGTGAGATGAAGTGGTGAGAAATAAAAAAGAACAAGATTGTAAAGAACGAGGAGAATGGGGCTATGGAGGGAAgaggtttctttcttttttttatttttttattaggatTTTGGAGATgaaaaaagagagatgggagATTAGAGATTTTGAGAAGAAGACAAAGATTTGGAGAGATGAGACATTAAGGATTTTgatatttaggaaaaaaaataatgTGGCTTAAAATATTTTAGACCACATCAGCATTGATTAAGCCATGTGATCAAAAAATACTCTATATAGATACCAAATTTTGCTATATTAGATTTTTAATGGGAGAAAATTATTAGAATCGCATCCCAAAACAGCATTAAATTGATTCAGATAGTTGgaggaataaaatttaaatttttgtagTTCAAAGAtcatttcttttgaaaaaaatttgattcggATCAaagattaataatataatttatataaaaaaaaattttttggacaatgaCCGGACATCGGTCGGGGCTAAATCACCTGGCAGTAACAGTAACCCCGCCGAACATGGTGATGTAAGCTGCACTACAATTCCGGTCGCAGCAAAACACGACAAAATACGAAAGCAAAGCCTTATCTACAACTCCTGTAATAACTATCAAGTTGAAACTCCACAGAAAAATGACATTGTGTCCCCAGGTAGTGCAATAAACTTCACTATTTGCAAAATGTCCGTCTCTGAGTGGCATTTGATAGTCATCTCATACGCTGAGGATTGCAGGATTGTTCGAACAGGTTGCCATGGTGAATCTCAAAAGACAAAGTTGACAGCCCACGGGCCCATCAATGCAAGAATAGCCAAACAGCAAACTTCCAAAGACCTATTCCTCCTTCCTATCTCACCCTTCCCGTTTAGACCACGGCTCCTTCGATGTGCATCTTGATTATTCCCCGGAGGCTCCCATCTCTCCTTTTCGAGGTCCTCTTAGAACCCCTTCGCTCCCCCATCTGTCTTTTAGCAGCCAGCCCATCCCATCCCTCCCCAACCTCACGATGGGCTCTGCTGCCTCCCAACAAAAACTCTCCACCCAACTCCTTGCGCCCGCCGACGACGAACACCCCCTCCCGCCATCATCGCCAACCACTGGCACCGTCGATGACCCCCACGGATCGAGCGGCCGCCTCGAGAGCATCCTCACCGACACCACCGTCCCATGGTCCCGCCGCCTCCGGCTCGCCACCATCGTCGAGATGAAGCTGCTCCTCCACCTCGCCGGCCCTGCCGTGACCGTCTACATGCTCAACTACGTCATGTCCATGTCCACCCAGATCTTCTCCGGCCACCTCGGCAACCTCGAGCTCGCCGCCGCCTCCCTCGGCAACAACGGCATCCAAATCTTCGCCTACGGGCTCATGGTATACAATTCGTGCGACCATCAAACTGATCTAACAGTAGTCACGCATTTCTTACTTGGCTTTACGGCCAATCCCATCTCGTTATGCTATGACAGCTGGGCATGGGGAGCGCCGTGGAGACGCTGTGCGGGCAGGCTTACGGCGCCCACAAGTACGAGATGCTCGGAATATACCTTCAACGGTCGACGATACTCTTAATGGCGACCGGCGTGCTGCTCGCGGTGATCTACGCCTTCTCCCGGCCGATACTGCTGCTCTTGGGAGAGTCGCCGGAGATTGCTAAAGCCGCATCGATCTTCGTCTATGGGCTAATTCCGCAGATATTTGTATATGCTGCGAACTTTCCGATCCAGAAGTTCTTGCAGGCGCAGAGCATCGTGGCGCCGAGCGCCTACATATCGGCGACGACGTTGGCGGTGCACCTGCTGCTGAGCTGGTTGGTGGTCTACAAGCTGGGGTTGGGCCTCCTGGGGGCGTCCTTGGTGCTCAGCTTCAGCGGGTGGATCATGGTGATCGCACAATTTGTGTACATAGTCACGAGCCAGAAGTGCCGGTTCACTTGGACTGGGTTCAGCTGGCAGGCCTTCTCCGGCCTGCCCGAGTTCCTGAAGCTGTCCACTGCGTCGGCGGTGATGCTCTGCCTGGAGACGTGGTACTTCCAGATCCTGGTGCTCATCGCCGGCATGCTGGATCACCCCGAGCTGGCCCTTGATGCTCTCTCGGTGTGGTAAGAGCCGTCTGATCTTTACATTTTATGCTGGCCCAAACTAATTATTACTTCGACCAGGTCCAATGGACCGCGCAAAATCCCACGGTAGATTACACGCCACATACTTTGTCtttcaccaattcccgattgcgCGTTATCCACCGTGGATATGCTCCGAGATTTGCCGTTATCCTCTTTGATTTAGTCCATGTAATAATTTTTTGTCACGCCAGAAAAGTTACACAAAGCCGTCATTTAACTTTTTCACCGATAGACGCTGCACCTATAACGATACGGCCGTGGGAAGCCTTTCTCCTGAATTTTCCGTATTCGGCATGCCATGACCATCCGCTCACGAAAAAATTACGGATTAGAGTAGTTTCCTCGTGTATATATCTTATATCAttcaataataaattaatatattatttaaaaaataaaaatttttattgaaaataaaaaatatttttttttgatttaaaattttaaataaatatggataacaatgcatatttttatttttttgaatgataTGCTGATTTGTTATTGGATGGTGTAAGATACATATGGTAGAACTATTCTAGCTAATTTTTCCTCACTCATGAGACTACAGGATAATCGAAAggcttttatttattgatttatttttataaatttgaatgtttatacaatttttgtgTGATTATATCCAAAGGAGTAATGATTCTAAAACCATCTCTATACCTGTCCATAGgaaatctctcatatgctccacAACATCAGCTGCCATCCAATCGGTTATAGTATTTACCTTCCAATAAGACTGCAAATGGGTCAAGTTGACtcgtgatccgatccgatccaaccCACATAGATCCGATCCGAATCATGGATCAGGtcagattctaaaattggatccatTCCATTTTTCAGATCGGGTTTGGATTTACTGAATTTTGATCTGaccagatctgatccaatccgtGGAGATTTTAGATTGATTTGGATCTTGAGATAAATGATCCGATCCAATCCGACCTGAACCCATCCCTTATCTCTTTTTATTCCTATATTACATGAATATTAATTTTAATCGAGCTTGTTTTAATATCTGTTGTTCTTGAAAAGATATTCTATTgattttttaaatctttattttttaaaattttattaaaatattttgaatttggaTTAATCAAGTCTAGAGCAATGGTGAGGAAAATATGATTAGACTTTTTGGATTCTTAGGTGAAGAGTGTAGGACATGGGGACTCTAATAGCCTCATATATCAAGATTAAAATTTGTAGTACAAATAAGTTTTATTGATAGATCTTCTATTTATTGatcttattatatatttataatttagatctgaatcggTCCATATCCGGATCCGAGCCAGATTCGTATTTCATGGTTCAGGACTGGGTTATACATGGTCCCGATCCGACTCGAATGACCCATtgggtcaaaaaatttgattatagATTCGATCCGATCAGACCCGATCTTTTGTTTGGTTGGATTTGGATCCAATATTTAgacccaaaaaaaaattag
Protein-coding regions in this window:
- the LOC105051382 gene encoding protein DETOXIFICATION 40 isoform X1, with translation MGSAASQQKLSTQLLAPADDEHPLPPSSPTTGTVDDPHGSSGRLESILTDTTVPWSRRLRLATIVEMKLLLHLAGPAVTVYMLNYVMSMSTQIFSGHLGNLELAAASLGNNGIQIFAYGLMLGMGSAVETLCGQAYGAHKYEMLGIYLQRSTILLMATGVLLAVIYAFSRPILLLLGESPEIAKAASIFVYGLIPQIFVYAANFPIQKFLQAQSIVAPSAYISATTLAVHLLLSWLVVYKLGLGLLGASLVLSFSGWIMVIAQFVYIVTSQKCRFTWTGFSWQAFSGLPEFLKLSTASAVMLCLETWYFQILVLIAGMLDHPELALDALSVCMTISGWVFMIAVGFNAAASVRVSNELGAGNPKSAAFSVMVVTALSSIISVIIAVVILCLRDYLSYIFTEGETVAHAVSELTPLLAITLILNGIQPVLSGVAVGCGWQAFVAYVNVACYYIVGIPLGALLGFKFDLGAKGIWSGMIGGTFIQTLILIWVTFRTDWNKEVYEATKRLNKWEDKKQPLLADQE
- the LOC105051382 gene encoding protein DETOXIFICATION 40 isoform X2: MGSAASQQKLSTQLLAPADDEHPLPPSSPTTGTVDDPHGSSGRLESILTDTTVPWSRRLRLATIVEMKLLLHLAGPAVTVYMLNYVMSMSTQIFSGHLGNLELAAASLGNNGIQIFAYGLMLGMGSAVETLCGQAYGAHKYEMLGIYLQRSTILLMATGVLLAVIYAFSRPILLLLGESPEIAKAASIFVYGLIPQIFVYAANFPIQKFLQAQSIVAPSAYISATTLAVHLLLSWLVVYKLGLGLLGASLVLSFSGWIMVIAQFVYIVTSQKCRFTWTGFSWQAFSGLPEFLKLSTASAVMLCLETWYFQILVLIAGMLDHPELALDALSVCMTISGWVFMIAVGFNAAASVRVSNELGAGNPKSAAFSVMVVTALSSIISVIIAVVILCLRDYLSYIFTEGETVAHAVSELTPLLAITLILNGIQPVLSGVAVGCGWQAFVAYVNVACYYIVGIPLGALLGFKFDLGAKVKATAVSLSILISTQLQNL